The following proteins are encoded in a genomic region of Candida albicans SC5314 chromosome 4, complete sequence:
- the SWI1 gene encoding Swi1p (Protein involved in transcription regulation; ortholog of S. cerevisiae Swi1p, which is a subunit of the SWI/SNF chromatin remodeling complex; interacts with Snf2p; SWI/SNF complex is essential for hyphal growth and virulence), producing MSDWLNENAFADSNSNDDFLNSIFDQSQGEQQAPQVAQVSTSMSNPPLQSQSASSTSRISQAHTPMYQQSPVTAHTIPQNSPQSMPNQVAQPQQQIPPPPSQHLQQTTAQMLPQQQQQQQQQQQQQQKQEQLYRMKQQIYQQQMLKKQQENMSRQPSPMNSAGHNTQQNTPITQNAKTPQNNSKLQSMQMELFFSVLYDFLQRSGISIPQSLAINGKRVNLFILYILSQRLGGYRVMKAFLLMSPEQQRMQQQNPWALMADKMGFHDKGEDPMAKERIARELCNCYSNFILPYEEYYATPEGNKDIEASKHRFQQQIVQKYSSNVPTPAPNQQSPMISSAPTPHQQRKLSRTSNSVNNSPNVSSPFHNTPRQVPAPAPAPVQTAASMPPPTPVTAKSQTTKADAHILKNYTPFKKIVETHGPFNIKELSQLSTEIEVTKPVYLFAPELGIINLQALTMSVKSNSGIQSSEVVNALNTLLVATSDVNYAFQIKDIMELLDALSSLGKDVLNKIVGVNTEEDCVNADVTKLSANGRIDDIFNRYVKGQGEDISYVVNSLTGEVVSDDEDIEELFSVCDDGNSESPIDKSTDSLDVLEFHLDDYLTALKNFKSENKHHFSKLQTRSATDDQILLVDELITITMILRNISFAEYNKEPMAGNRLFKDLLFSTVKSVALNNDKFVFSRKRLCLLKDCLLMLDNISLFTHLHTLEEAFLSFVLVASFGPKIEDQYKIPRCNIETHSYFAFGLDAFTKLMVREPYNRSLIQAVLNGTLNSSMTGYSVSLQDQEYTRKLIKAYNKDYKSASLLSQAFQMYMSILPFDANTFELSKFIFMRSPTISQMLFGAKLLIDMVPVDDLNTHHNKLSLYWLLENRELLLGNFARIVVALSTETGKFPRESPEHKVLSSVLRKALVVINSLVDNAVLAKEIGDSRHTDLMESLTDCLAFPRIIPDAILTLDTFLAPTIDTNLGKEVVRLLRYLKDLKACEGI from the coding sequence atgTCTGATTGGTTGAATGAAAATGCATTTGCAGATAGCAACAGCAATGAcgattttttgaattccATTTTTGATCAGAGCCAAGGAGAGCAACAAGCTCCACAGGTTGCGCAGGTTTCTACATCAATGTCAAACCCACCACTTCAATCACAATCAGCCCTGTCTACTTCAAGAATCTCACAAGCACACACTCCAATGTACCAACAGTCTCCTGTTACTGCTCACACTATACCGCAAAACAGTCCTCAAAGTATGCCGAATCAAGTAGCACAgcctcaacaacaaataccACCACCCCCTCTGCAACACTTACAACAGACAACCGCCCAAATGCTTCctcaacagcaacagcaacagcaacagcaacaacagcagcaacaaaaacaagagCAGCTATACAGAATGAAGCAACAGATTTACCAACAGCAGATGCTAAAAAAGCAGCAAGAAAACATGTCTCGTCAGCCTTCTCCCATGAATTCAGCTGGGCATAACACACAACAAAATACGCCAATCACCCAGAATGCAAAAACACCtcaaaataattcaaaattgcAATCAATGCAAATggaattgtttttttctgttttgtATGACTTTTTGCAGCGGAGCGGGATCTCCATTCCCCAATCATTAGCTATCAATGGTAAGAGAGtcaatttgttcattttGTATATCTTGAGTCAAAGATTGGGTGGATACAGGGTCATGAAGGCTTTTCTACTTATGTCACCAGAGCAGCAGCGTATGCAGCAACAGAATCCTTGGGCACTAATGGCCGACAAAATGGGGTTTCATGATAAAGGGGAGGACCCCATGgccaaagaaagaattgcTAGAGAACTTTGCAATTGCTATAGTAACTTTATTTTACCATATGAAGAGTATTATGCCACACCTGAAGGGAATAAGGATATTGAAGCTAGCAAACATAGATTCCAACAGCAAATTGTTCAGAAATATCTGTCCAATGTCCCCACACCGGCTCCTAATCAACAAAGTCCAATGATAAGTAGCGCTCCAACACCACACCAACAAAGGAAGTTATCTCGTACTAGCAACTCGGTGAATAACTCACCAAATGTCAGCTCTCCTTTCCATAACACCCCTCGACAAGTTCCAGCACCAGCACCGGCACCGGTACAAACGGCCGCGTCTATGCCTCCGCCAACACCTGTTACAGCCAAATctcaaacaacaaaagcaGATGCccatattttgaaaaattatactCCTTTCAAAAAGATTGTAGAAACGCATGGTccattcaatatcaaagaGCTCTCGCAATTGTCTACTGAAATCGAGGTGACAAAACCAGTTTATCTTTTTGCTCCAGAATTAGGAATTATCAACCTCCAGGCTTTGACAATGTCAGTAAAAAGCAATAGTGGGATCCAAAGCTCAGAAGTTGTGAACGCCCTTAACACATTGTTGGTTGCTACATCAGACGTTAATTATGCTTTTCAAATAAAGGATATCATGGAGTTATTAGACGCATTATCTTCTTTGGGGAAGGATGTTTTGAACAAAATTGTAGGAGTCAACACAGAAGAGGATTGCGTGAATGCTGATGTGACAAAATTGTCTGCCAATGGTCGgattgatgatatttttaatCGTTATGTTAAAGGACAAGGCGAAGATATACTGTATGTGGTTAATTCGCTTACAGGGGAAGTTGTTTCTGACGATGAGGATATCGAGGAACTTTTTTCAGTATGTGATGACGGGAATCTGGAATCTCCTATTGACAAGCTGACTGATCTGTTAGATGTGCTTGAGTTTCATTTGGATGATTATCTTACAGCattgaagaatttcaaatctGAAAACAAACACCATTTTAGCAAACTTCAAACACGAAGTGCCACGGATGATCAAATATTGTTAGTCGATGAATTGATAACTATAACAATGATCTTGagaaatatttcttttgctGAATATAATAAAGAACCTATGGCAGGAAATCGTCTTTTCAAggatttattgttttcaacTGTCAAAAGCGTTGCTTTAAACAATGACAAATTTGTGTTTAGCCGCAAACGGTTATGTTTACTCAAGGATTGTCTTTTAATGCTAGAcaatatttctttgtttacTCATTTGCATACTTTAGAGGAAgcatttttatcatttgttTTAGTAGCATCCTTTGGACCTAAGATTGAAGATCAATACAAGATCCCACGATGCAATATTGAAACCCATTCGTATTTTGCCTTTGGTCTTGATGCCTTCACCAAGTTGATGGTCAGAGAGCCATACAATAGATCATTAATTCAGGCAGTTTTGAATGGAACTTTGAATTCCAGTATGACAGGATATTCTGTCAGTTTACAGGATCAAGAGTACACAAGAAAGTTAATCAAGGCTTACAACAAAGATTATAAGTCTGCATCACTTTTGAGTCAAGCTTTCCAGATGTATATGAGTATATTGCCTTTCGATGCCAACACATTTGAATTGTCaaaattcatcttcatgAGGAGTCCAACAATTTCACAGATGTTATTTGGGGCCAAATTGTTAATAGACATGGTTCcagttgatgatttgaacACACATCATAACAAGTTGTCTCTTTATTGGCTATTGGAAAACCGGGAGTTATTATTGGGTAATTTTGCCAGGATAGTCGTTGCTTTATCTACAGAAACTGGAAAATTCCCACGCGAATCGCCTGAGCACAAGGTTTTGTCGCTGGTATTACGCAAGGCCCTCGTTGTTATCAATTCATTGGTCGACAATGCAGTTTTGGCTAAGGAAATAGGAGACCTGCGACACACCGACTTGATGGAGAGTTTGACAGATTGTTTGGCTTTCCCAAGAATAATACCCGATGCCATTTTGACATTGGACACGTTTTTGGCACCTACCATTGATACCAATTTAGGTAAAGAAGTTGTCAGACTACTTAGGTATTTGAAGGATTTAAAGGCTTGTGAGGGGATCTAG
- the MNN10 gene encoding alpha-1,6-mannosyltransferase (Alpha-1,6-mannosyltransferase involved in biosynthesis and organization of cell wall polysaccharides), translating into MSELPTDLEDTYTKTFKPNKKNAFEFSAVTDFITKYKKIVLFIVTFVCLSLFTNVPYIPHFRQAPPKVVIILAANEGGGVLKWKSPQEWSVERSSIANKKNYAKVHGYGLTIKDMTIKKRYSHEWRESWEKVDILKQTMRQFPDTEWFWWLDLHTYIMEPQISLEKHFLNNLYNATYRTLDTFNPLNLPTDLPYVDYNQPIDMVITQDCGGFNLGSFLIRRSEWSEMLLDIWWDPAMYEQMHMQWEHKEQDALETLYSTQAWIRERIAFLPLRQINAFPPGACSDQADDPQYFFQNHDFVVNMAGCEWGRDCWGEMEHYKALSKKLHKRWWKFWE; encoded by the coding sequence ATGTCTGAACTTCCAACAGACCTCGAGGACACCTACACCAAAACATTCAAACCCAATAAAAAGAATGCATTTGAGTTTTCCGCAGTCACAGATTTCATAACAAAGTACAAGAAAatagttttatttatagTAACTTTTGTTTGCTTGTCATTATTTACCAACGTACCGTATATTCCTCATTTCAGACAAGCACCTCCCAAAGTTGTAATTATTTTGGCTGCTAATGAAGGTGGTGGAGTATTGAAGTGGAAGTCACCACAAGAGTGGTCAGTTGAGAGATCTTCTATTGCCAATAAGAAAAACTATGCCAAAGTGCACGGGTACGGCTTGACAATTAAAGATATGACTATTAAAAAGAGATACTCTCACGAGTGGAGGGAAAGCTGGGAAAAAGTTGACATTTTAAAGCAGACAATGAGACAGTTTCCTGATACCGAATGGTTTTGGTGGTTAGATTTGCACACGTATATCATGGAACCACAAATTTCCTTGGAAAAGCATTTTCTTAACAATTTGTATAATGCTACTTATAGAACCTTGGACACATTCAATCCATTGAACTTACCAACAGATCTTCCTTACGTGGACTACAACCAGCCTATAGATATGGTCATTACTCAAGATTGTGGTGGATTCAATTTGGGTTCGTTTTTAATTCGAAGATCAGAGTGGTCGGAGATGCTCTTGGATATATGGTGGGACCCTGCTATGTACGAACAAATGCACATGCAATGGGAACACAAAGAACAGGACGCTCTAGAAACCTTGTATTCAACACAAGCTTGGATAAGAGAGAGAATTGCGTTTTTACCTTTACGCCAAATCAATGCGTTCCCACCAGGCGCTTGTTCAGACCAAGCTGACGATCCACAGTATTTTTTCCAAAACCATGACTTTGTAGTGAATATGGCAGGGTGTGAATGGGGTAGAGATTGCTGGGGTGAAATGGAACATTATAAGGCGTTGTCGAAAAAGCTTCATAAGAGATGGTGGAAGTTTTGGGAGTAG
- the PEP7 gene encoding Pep7p (Vesicle transport protein; acts in endosomal transport; roles in metal ion resistance, virulence, adhesion, hyphal growth, chlamydospore formation; similar to S. cerevisiae Pep7p) yields MQTSSTPPRKINRISFSDQGFSIGDSEYNAPGSPIKRSHWKQSSSVNRCTLCDTTLSVKNGIVNCRKCGELFCNEHTHYKVRLRNPDKGETTPQYDSRGVWCRCCETCFFNKQKSTEVNSVDLTEQFKQKRLAKVEAQQLHRTRIQRNFIKLTDSLMNKSSVDGIANWSPNTKNCSICFVEFNLFIRRHHCRLCGSVVCDDPNGTRKGCSMNVPLVKLVEKLPQLNYTHEYEEIDENLRFRCCIDCKNSLLFDWKRNLDSDNKVLTMYEAMLLQRQQIEKLMPQYEQLVGDNDDSSKLRNKLVHVLKELEILVFQFRDEFFTRDNERIVIRIGYEQYEKVITNIYQGVAVFLQDNLLKYKQITEKYKQKTEIPRTPSPPRLTKKEIREMREQLMVMNEQKFLVENLIKEYTKARRFDELDSLIANKNELNETIARLESELGEFGF; encoded by the coding sequence ATGCAGACCAGCAGCACCCCACCAAGAAAGATCAATCGGATTTCATTTCTGGATCAAGGCTTTAGTATTGGCGATTCGGAGTATAATGCCCCTGGGTCACCCATCAAACGATCACATTGGAAGCAACTGTCATCAGTAAATCGATGCACCCTTTGTGACACGACACTAAGTGTCAAGAACGGTATAGTCAACTGCCGCAAATGTGGAGAATTGTTTTGCAATGAACATACTCATTATAAGGTACGATTACGGAATCCAGATAAAGGTGAGACGACTCCACAGTATGACTCTCGGGGAGTATGGTGCAGATGTTGTGAGACTtgctttttcaataaacaGAAATCTACTGAAGTCAACAGTGTTGATTTGACCGAACAGTTTAAACAGAAACGTTTAGCAAAAGTCGAAGCACAACAATTACATCGAACAAGAATACAGCGCAACTTTATAAAGTTGACAGATTCATTAATGAACAAGTCCTCAGTGGATGGTATTGCAAATTGGTCTCCCAATACTAAGAATTGTTCTATTTGCTTTGtggaatttaatttatttataagACGGCATCACTGTCGCTTATGTGGTAGTGTTGTTTGTGATGATCCGAATGGCACTCGCAAAGGTTGTTCAATGAATGTCCCGTTGGTGAAACtagttgaaaaattgcCGCAGTTGAATTACACACACGAGTACGAGGAAATAGATGAAAACTTACGGTTCAGATGTTGTATTGATTGCAAGAATTCTCTATTGTTTGATTGGAAGAGAAATCTTGATAGTGATAATAAAGTGTTAACCATGTATGAAGCGATGTTACTACAAAGACAACAGATCGAGAAGTTGATGCCACAGTATGAGCAACTCGTAGGCGACAATGACGATTCAAGCAAGTTGCGTAACAAATTGGTTCACgttttaaaagaattggaaattttagtttttcaatttagaGATGAATTTTTCACAAGAGACAATGAACGTATTGTGATTCGTATTGGATATGAGCAGTATGAAAAAGTCATTACAAACATCTATCAAGGGGTCGCAGTATTTTTACAGGATAATTTgttaaaatataaacagATTACCGAAAAGTACAAGCAAAAGACGGAGATTCCAAGAACTCCATCTCCTCCGCGGCTTACTAAGAAAGAGATTAGAGAAATGAGAGAACAGTTGATGGTGATGAATGAGCAAAAGTTCcttgttgaaaatttaatcaaagaGTATACCAAAGCGAGACGGTTTGATGAGTTGGATTCATTGATAGCCAATAAAAACGAACTAAACGAAACGATTGCAAGACTTGAAAGTGAATTAGGAGAGTTTGGATTTTAA
- a CDS encoding ubiquitin-protein ligase peroxin 10 (Ortholog(s) have ubiquitin-protein transferase activity, role in protein import into peroxisome matrix, protein polyubiquitination and endoplasmic reticulum, peroxisomal importomer complex, peroxisomal membrane localization), which yields MGKQLPFADAATIVRAHQKDAYFESSYRTQLQELFQFLKGQRFVNAYPQEITVLAKAVYLSLTTLLGARTLGEEYVDLIYVNRIGNRLPKLLPRLGFIVSYALVPYIISKIVKKLKNKEDDWVSEALSNYYKVLDTILNLHVALFYFQGEFYSLSKRLFGLRYAFGHHKEPEKMQGRNYSLLGGIIVLQFIVKSLVGMKSKEKKQTEDTTDDAKIRSINQLSQLSENYSAEYIIDLSDEKQLPYLPEASRSCMLCLSPMVNPSAANCGHLFCWDCIVDWIREHPECPLCRQQCLEQHLLPLK from the exons ATGGGAAAACAGCTTCCGTTTGCAGATGCAGCTACAATTG TTCGAGCACATCAGAAGGATGCTTACTTTGAATCCTCCTACAGAACACAGTTACAAGAGTTGTTTCAGTTTTTGAAAGGACAGCGATTTGTCAATGCATACCCTCAAGAAATAACAGTTTTAGCGAAAGCGGTATACTTACTGTTAACCACTCTATTGGGAGCTAGGACGTTGGGTGAAGAAtatgttgatttaatataTGTGAACCGAATAGGAAATCGGCTTCCCAAATTATTACCCAGATTAGGGTTTATAGTATCATATGCCTTGGTTCCGTACATCATCAGCAAGAttgtgaaaaaattgaaaaacaaagaagatGATTGGGTAAGCGAGGCCTTATCAAACTACTACAAGGTCTTGGATactattttgaatttacaTGTTGCTCTATTTTACTTTCAGGGAGAGTTTTATTCACTTTCGAAACGTTTATTTGGATTACGCTATGCATTTGGACACCACAAAGAACCCGAAAAAATGCAAGGACGAAACTATTCTTTACTAGGTGGGATAATTGTTTTACAGTTTATTGTAAAGTCCCTTGTGGGAATGAAGAGTaaggaaaagaaacaaacaGAAGACACAACAGATGATGCCAAAATTAGAAGTATTAACCAATTATCCCAGCTCAGTGAGAACTACTCAGCTGAATATATTATCGATTTATCAGATGAAAAACAGTTGCCATATTTACCAGAAGCATCAAGAAGCTGTATGTTGTGTTTGTCACCAATGGTTAATCCATCAGCTGCAAATTGTGGtcatttgttttgttggGACTGCATTGTGGATTGGATTCGAGAACACCCAGAGTGTCCTCTCTGTCGTCAACAATGTTTGGAACAACATTTATTGCCCTTAAAGTAA
- the RCH1 gene encoding Rch1p (Plasma membrane protein; involved in regulation of cytosolic calcium homeostasis; null mutation confers sensitivity to calcium and resistance to azoles and terbinafine; rat catheter biofilm induced), translating to MSLETFRESKAYKWTSKVISFLIGQWFFIFLGVFIALAHSYPEFAKQGGTIRAEYSIGYGAVAVIFLISGLSMSTKQLLVNVANWRAHFTVLSMSFLVTSAIIYGIASGIKASHNGQIDDWLLIGLIVTHACPTTVSSNVVMTKQAHGNDILTLCEVFIGNVLGAFITPALLQMYMRGTWEIGNPSHQTQGDSTVQELYAHTMKQLGLSVFVPLFVGQVVQNIFPKQTKWCLTTFKLNKVGSFMLLLIMFQSFSTAFAQHAFTSVSHASIIFLVFFNIGIYLFFTVLTFFYSRPFWILRVFKEEPNESSSKLYRYSYAFFRPFYYNRKDTVAVMLCGPAKTAALGVSLVSSQYGSHNPKLGIILVPLVLYQAEQVMTANVLVSFMRKWIHAEDKVPEDEETSVGSDNDPKK from the coding sequence ATGTCGTTGGAAACATTTCGAGAATCTAAAGCATACAAATGGACCTCTAAGGTCATATCATTTCTTATAGGACAATggtttttcatttttcttggGGTTTTTATTGCTCTAGCCCATTCATATCCTGAATTTGCCAAACAAGGAGGAACAATTCGAGCCGAGTATTCTATTGGTTACGGGGCTGTTGCAGTGATTTTCCTTATCAGTGGATTATCCATGTCCACCAAACAATTATTGGTCAATGTTGCAAACTGGAGAGCCCATTTTACTGTATTATCGATGTCATTCTTGGTAACTAGTGCCATTATTTATGGAATTGCTCTGGGTATAAAAGCTAGCCATAATGGGCAAATTGACGACTGGTTATTGATAGGTTTGATTGTCACCCATGCGTGTCCAACAACTGTGTCTTCAAATGTGGTTATGACGAAACAGGCACATGgtaatgatattttgaCGTTGTGTGAAGTTTTTATAGGGAACGTTTTGGGTGCATTCATCACACCGGCATTGTTACAAATGTACATGAGAGGTACTTGGGAAATAGGTAATCCAAGTCATCAAACCCAGGGGGATTCCACAGTGCAAGAGTTATACGCCCACACAATGAAACAGTTGGGATTATCGGTTTTTGTGCCGTTGTTTGTCGGACAAGTTGTCCAAAATATTTTCCCAAAACAAACCAAATGGTGCTTGACAACTTTCAAGTTGAACAAAGTCGGGTCCtttatgttgttgttaattatGTTCCAATCGTTTTCCACTGCTTTTGCCCAACATGCGTTCACCAGTGTCAGTCATGCCTCCATCATTTTCCTAGTGTTTTTCAATATAGggatttatttatttttcactGTCTTGACATTCTTTTATTCCCGTCCCTTTTGGATATTAAGAGTATTCAAAGAAGAGCCAAATGAGTCGTCAAGTAAGCTTTATCGATATAGCTATGCATTCTTCCGTCCATTTTATTACAACAGAAAAGACACTGTTGCTGTCATGTTGTGTGGTCCAGCAAAAACAGCAGCTTTAGGGGTATCCTTGGTTTCTTCGCAGTATGGATCACATAATCCAAAATTGGGTATAATTTTAGTGCCGTTGGTTCTTTATCAAGCAGAACAAGTTATGACAGCTAATGTTTTGGTCAGCTTTATGAGAAAATGGATACATGCCGAGGATAAAGTGCCcgaagatgaagaaactTCGGTAGGATCTGACAACGATCCAAAGAAATAG
- the PTC7 gene encoding type 2C protein phosphatase (Protein phosphatase, type 2C; has S/T phosphatase activity, Mn2+/Mg2+ dependent; predicted membrane-spanning segment and mitochondrion-targeting signal): MSMLLTILSKKNGVSLGSSFIKTSARSFASSSRSYWGGYGKGSARDYSTAASPSATASAASMNYDSALTSVSHYNIAVAFQPKDREESNLFKKKQPSPSLQSPSGEDNLFVSNEKAGCIAVGVADGVGGWSEAGYDSSAISRELCASLRRQFESGTESNPKQLLSLAFKEVLSSPQVEIGGTTACLGVLTSDLKLHVANLGDSWCGLFRDSKLINETNFQTHNFNTPFQLAKIPEEIVRQAKLQGRRYIIDSPEAADEYTWDLKSGDVVMFATDGVTDNVIPQDIELFLKDHEETNQLDDVANKFVKEVVKVSKDSNFPSAFAQELSRLTGQKYLGGKEDDITVVLVKVK; the protein is encoded by the coding sequence ATGTCGATGTTATTAACAATTCTCTCCAAGAAGAATGGAGTTTCCCTAGGCTCTagttttatcaaaacaagCGCAAGGTCCTTTGCATCCTCATCGAGGTCCTATTGGGGTGGTTATGGCAAAGGCAGTGCAAGAGATTATTCTACTGCTGCCTCTCCGTCGGCAACAGCATCTGCAGCATCAATGAATTATGATAGTGCCTTGACAAGTGTCTCTCATTATAATATAGCTGTGGCATTTCAGCCTAAAGACCGTGAAGAATCCAATTTGTTTAAGAAGAAACAGCCAAGTCCATCTTTGCAATCACCATCAGGTGAGgataatttgtttgtttccAACGAGAAAGCTGGTTGCATAGCTGTTGGAGTTGCTGATGGTGTGGGAGGTTGGTCGGAGGCAGGATATGATTCTTCAGCCATTTCGCGTGAACTTTGTGCATCACTTAGGAGACAATTTGAATCAGGTACTGAGAGTAATCCAAAGCAGTTACTATCATTGGCATTTAAAGAAGTTTTGTCTTCTCCACAAGTGGAAATTGGAGGAACAACTGCCTGTTTAGGTGTGCTCACGTCTGACTTGAAATTGCATGTTGCTAATCTAGGCGACTCGTGGTGTGGATTATTCAGAGACTCCAAATTGATTAACGAAACCAACTTTCAGACGCATAACTTTAACACTCCATTTCAATTGGCCAAAATTCCTGAGGAAATTGTAAGACAAGCAAAATTGCAAGGTAGGAGatatataattgattcGCCTGAAGCTGCTGACGAGTACACCTGGGACTTGAAAAGTGGAGACGTGGTAATGTTTGCTACAGATGGGGTAACAGATAATGTGATACCCCAAGATATAGAATTATTTCTTAAAGATCATGAAGAAACCAACCAGTTGGACGATGTAGCCAACAAATTTGTTAAAGAAGTAGTAAAAGTAAGTAAGGACAGTAATTTCCCCAGTGCATTTGCTCAGGAGTTGTCGAGACTAACAGGTCAAAAATATCTTGGTGGGAAAGAAGACGATATAACGGTTGTGTTGGTAAAGGTTAAATAG
- a CDS encoding F1F0 ATP synthase subunit e (Ortholog(s) have proton-transporting ATP synthase activity, rotational mechanism, structural molecule activity and role in ATP synthesis coupled proton transport, cristae formation, protein complex oligomerization) produces the protein MSTFNVLRYSLLGAGIVYGAYTRFSVDSAFKAEQAAKKWRQEEKLIQQAKAEYARLHAPKKDTSSASTSGSINWEDPNLDFGKALESLIQKLD, from the coding sequence ATGTCCACATTTAATGTATTAAGATATTCCCTTTTGGGAGCTGGTATTGTTTACGGTGCTTACACTAGATTCTCAGTGGATTCCGCTTTTAAAGCCGAACAAGCAGCAAAGAAATGGAGACAAGAAGAGAAATTAATCCAACAAGCCAAAGCTGAATATGCCAGATTACATGCTCCTAAGAAAGATACCAGCAGTGCCTCTACATCCGGCTCAATCAACTGGGAAGATCCAAACTTGGACTTTGGCAAGGCTTTAGAATCgttaattcaaaaattagaTTGA